The proteins below are encoded in one region of Colias croceus chromosome 17, ilColCroc2.1:
- the LOC123698895 gene encoding interaptin-like isoform X1 has protein sequence MLEKWKKILTNWINCYFNEGDKKELPVSLETLIDIISHLRDNFNLDESKSSLLEAHTVHEFILEKYPDFKFENGTSKPQSETEMHIAASLLLYFVCVNSKDVDIKNAMCKNLGVDDQEIILKFSKCLMSCSRITCEEVLAAIKDACGQDVVRTSLEPFTVSETPPALRSLHNEVRRLQAALEAERFDRNYLQDELSRTNLKLEKLVKDKEQYKLEVLNLKAKISLCCGEDKEAKASEPAANNSSKLLKQLEEAEERLVNVQEQLDDAQHERDVFKSKLEESKREYDKLLALSQQETSRANQLAEELETERHHTQSLRELVSELRQHNRLNGLDTSQYECDDLDASIHSPQQNLSICSEACANVIEVQLSEERAKIVVLKGHIQELQDQLNNLNKKYEDEKQTFINTTAVKEKEIISLKHKINEETEEKNNIKIQLHDELDRFKSEINELERKLKDTNENSQRVIESKMQEIQTLQEEKMSLLQSLSNETTKLENVIRNLQIDIENEKASKSKMREDYDNHIMKLNEKVLNRSNELCELQNKIEDNGERIDQLQIQLKKEKDLKDEMSNKHNNDIVNLNAIKSAIENELKRKSEELLDVQMELKQQIDINTTLKKELDHMKNCYTKSKEEMKLLEENKERLFNDIKGRDKKIEILQKDLENLKNESQATIFTLKSQLQDEIQYKLGLQKNISTYEKAISDKDKTIVGIEKELATIKEQTEKDIKTMNDHILEKKKLHECQLEIITKERDALQENLKAISSEKNNLIESMKEKSFTINLLEEEVKKLSGIVDENNKAIQILQDELQNKTIKYDELQKDFNSETSKLAAKLNEMEKSLKEVKSKSHSCAENDALTIQRLNMEKENLNKTLQAAQEKITMIENEKVLLINQLEEEISQKTVFEKEYLNKCATLNDISTQLNDEIVKSKAEVSSLNDKVNELEKEKTQMNTEINLLELNLSQTIHKYKDVILNKDSDIQELTSKLSDLESTKTELENKLKNEKNIQMQAIEVLQRENIQLQYTLEEDNINHEESMKEKNNLLEKLEQDLCNLKQQMDIIKHNYDEDKIKWENLEQVKNEEITSQEKLINDLKTKLNTLNKDIFEKEKLIEDLTVQNNTYIDTIAVLNKEIGELRKDCATNAQGHATEKAVRDTLESEKKNLVEENRILLQKTLDDQTAYHVLEAERNSLLNEKAILVQELLEEKGMRKLVDEEKEQVVIENKHMIEQFNETKNALIEEKECLTQQLVDEGLAKKVLEQEKCDIANIKAELDEKLATEILNRMQLEKQINKLTTENSNLSEEISQLKTMVNALEKEKSELYQQVESFIVEKEDSHSQLEIIKEKVNRLTHINNELIGNKSEMAQEEKVLTKTVNELKITLSEVKSERDSLAYKLQELNKQHHTEICNTQEEMKNITTEFNHLKSDYKNLQETYNEIGFVLNDALENIINMIETKKINHVLGNRVFVKNNSLSMENINYVLDIATTLIEEVTSLRNTEVSLKEESTTLKVVEEEKDKQISTLKADIQNLLKTINENETKLLKQNETHNAVLESKTHEILKLQNENQSLHNELNTVRVQLDERVHSLKDKLIDNEIITDKLKETYECQIDNLNMMVTKLTNYLKDKTLELETLRNEKEKLQANIDENNEVINSFEEEIKSQKQIQEKLISEFESERLVLKNMVTVTESVMEDQKDSLNKVINVHLKTIDTLQEEIAALKQLVEVEKTNTQSKINEKESTSEALCKAYNDVKKDKEALEIKYESELKQLTVEKNNLCDDLERCKKDVVCKDEENNELKIKLDSVEKESHKLKEELIQRDDKIVDLERLMQEKEEQLNEVLNQVADLKRQQSALEKEKEELLTEINDLTKNLESNVAVEDKLHQLVQENEHLKNGLEEKQHEITGLESRLQTILTENKQLQEAFDTEKINIINKCALLQEYQEKAEQELLSREKEIESLKETIENVAYKYNEDKDALNKQLEDEKIAKKRYLEQIKELNIDVCELRRRLDDTKHDMEVVNVLRKENEELYKLVGQRETFAVTSQEKSNQKYSEQVEKELRQLHNQVDSNSTDTHSSMESYQTIADLEKIVQDKNRTITTLQSDITYLKSLIAESENKLLDVSKDLEMSKENCYQLSSQLKKIVHQKNEEISELKKQVTKMSATESRATQIIKLSAKYQAMILKRVAELKTNTILKELTNFGNSNNCDNELRRNLNAGTITMEDLENFLETTDRHLKGCTEKQIALQKERDRLSEVSRINESEVINMRKFLTELSVCVKTFNSVKDLYSQKLSRVISLQRTVRREILNLDGHITDATMCKLERGYAAVMQDLSECAMNMERWVERSIGRTISAEKIKQAFTSELDRVSLKSTSFQNTSLEVQLEEMENSFQRLLEEVSRAQKGEGARDAQAVTVMEVRAEYEDKLNRMKAKMKQLYQEQISIFKEKQKEEVASLERELEETRNKLEESSRAYEKHIRSLTTELWNVGEKFLMKKDEAEWLRKTQRSGSLMSLQHVHSSGLIAPQEEPSRPSDTHSLRSLPVNTNNNKVHMSDEEGEVFDNRWLRELASTPRREKGRESIRESIREGRESMREGREGGQRLSELRWRNSLCPPHLKSSYPAETQFAQTLHEEDIKCVGSMSMGGRVRKEVGITAYKKPGPPTPSKQAGRLSATDSELRESLRVEAEPGVSRKTSTPSRLRALFRGNKNDTTEGTPRTRRLSNIFRKK, from the exons ATGTTAGAGAAGTGGAAGAAAATTTTAACGAACTGG ataaattgttattttaatgaggGAGACAAAAAGGAGTTGCCTGTTAGTTTAGAAACTTTGATTGACATAATATCTCATCTGAGAGACAATTTTAATCTCGACGAGTCCAAATCATCTTTATTAGAGGCGCACACAGTGCATGAATTTATTCTTGAGAAATATCctgattttaaatttgaaaatggAACATCCAAGCCGCAGAGTGAGACAGAGATGCACATAGCTGCGTCTCTTTTACTCTATTTTGTGTGTGTGAACTCTAAAGATGTGGATATCAAAAATGCTATGTGCAAGAATCTTGGTGTGGACGATCAGGAGATCATATTGAAATTCAGTAAATGTTTGATGTCATGTTCTAGAATAACATGTGAGGAAGTTTTGGCAGCCATTAAAG ATGCTTGTGGGCAAGATGTGGTTCGTACCAGTCTGGAACCATTTACAGTATCGGAAACACCTCCAGCCTTGCGCTCACTTCATAATGAAGTTCGACGATTACAAGCTGCCCTGGAAGCAGAGCGATTCGATCGGAACTATCTTCAAGATGAGCTTAGCAGGACTAACTTAAAGCTTGAAAAGCTAG TCAAAGATAAAGAACAATACAAACTGGAAGTATTAAACCTTAAAGCTAAAATATCACTATGCTGCGGTGAAGATAAGGAGGCGAAAGCTTCCGAACCTGCAGCTAATAATTCAAGTAAACTGTTGAAACAGTTGGAAGAAGCCGAGGAACGGCTTGTTAATGTGCAAGAACAGCTTGATGATGCACAACATGAGAGGGATGTCTTTAAAAGCAAG CTGGAGGAATCCAAACGTGAGTATGATAAATTACTCGCACTAAGCCAACAAGAAACGAGTAGGGCGAATCAACTAGCTGAAGAGTTAGAAACAGAACGTCACCACACGCAGTCCCTGCGCGAATTAGTTTCGGAGTTGAGGCAGCACAATCGCCTCAACGGACTTGATACCAGTCAATATGAATGTGATGACCTTGATGCTAGTATACACTCACcacaacaaaatttat ctatttGCAGTGAAGCATGTGCAAATGTTATAGAAGTGCAGCTAAGTGAAGAACGAGCCAAGATAGTAGTTTTAAAAGGACACATTCAAGAATTGCAG GATcaattaaataacttaaacaaaaaatatgaagacgaaaagcaaacatttattaataccACAGCAGTAAAGGAAAAGGAAATAATCAGTTTGAAGCATAAGATCAATGAAGAAAcggaagaaaaaaataacatcaaaatacaACTACATGATGAATTGGATAGATTTAAGAGTGAAATCAATGAACTGGAACGAAAATTGAAAGACACAAATGAGAATTCTCAAAGAGTCATTGAATCTAAGATGCAAGAAATTCAAACACTCCAAGAAGAAAAAATGTCACTTCTTCAAAGCCTATCCAATGAAACAACTAAATTGGAAAATGTTATAAGGAATCTCCAAATTGATATAGAGAATGAGAAAGCTTCTAAAAGTAAGATGAGAGAAGATTATGACAACCATATTATGAAACTAAatgaaaaagtattaaatagaAGTAATGAATTATGTGaactacaaaataaaatagaagaCAATGGGGAAAGGATTGACCAGcttcaaattcaattaaaaaaagagaAGGACTTAAAAGATGAGATGtctaataaacataataatgatattgtgaacttgaatgctataaaatcaGCGATTGAAAATGAATTGAAACGAAAATCTGAAGAACTTTTAGATGTACAAATGGAATTAAAACAgcaaatagatataaatacaACTCTCAAAAAGGAATTGGATCACATGAAAAATTGTTACACTAAATCAAAAGAAGAGATGAAACTTCTAGAAGAGAACAAAGAAAGACTTTTCAATGATATAAAAGGTCGCGACAAAAAGATTGAAATATTGCAGAAGGACCTGGAAAATTTGAAGAATGAATCCCAAGCCactatttttacattaaaaagtcAATTACAAGATGAAATTCAATACAAACTAGGTTTACAAAAGAACATATCTACCTACGAAAAAGCGATTTCAGATAAAGATAAAACAATTGTAGGAATAGAAAAAGAACTAGCTACAATTAAAGAACAAACTGAGAAGGATATTAAAACTATGAATGATCATATTTTAGAAAAGAAGAAACTACATGAATGCCAACTTGAAATCATAACAAAAGAGAGAGATGCGTTGCAGGAAAATTTAAAAGCTATATCCAGTgagaaaaataacttaatagaAAGCATGAAAGAAAAATCATTTACAATCAATTTACTTGAAGAAgaagtaaaaaaattatctggGATTGttgatgaaaataataagG CTATACAAATTCTTCAAGATGAACTTCAAAATAAGACCATAAAGTATGATGAGTTACAAAAAGACTTTAATTCCGAAACATCGAAATTAGCAGCAAAATTGAATGAGATGGAAAAATCACTGAAGGAAGTAAAATCTAAATCTCACAGTTGCGCCGAAAATGATGCATTGACAATTCAAAGATTAAACATGGAAAaagaaaacttaaataaaactcTTCAAGCTGCACAAGAAAAAATAACCAtgattgaaaatgaaaaagttTTGCTAATTAATCAACTCGAAGAAGAAATCTCGCAAAAAACTGTATTTGAGAAGGAATATCTTAATAAATGCGCTACACTAAATGATATATCCACTCAACTTAAtgatgaaattgttaaaagtAAAGCAGAAGTGTCAAGTCTAAATGACAAAGTAAATGAATTGGAAAAAGAAAAGACACAAATGAATACTG aaATTAACTTATTAGAATTGAATTTATCacaaacaatacataaatataaagatgTTATATTGAATAAGGATTCTGACATTCAAGAGTTGACATCCAAGCTTTCTGATCTGGAATCCACGAAGACAGAGTTAGAAAATAAACTAAAGAATGAAAAGAACATACAGATGCAGGCAATAGAGGTTCTGCAGCGGGAAAATATTCAGTTACAATATACTTTAGAGGAAGATAACATAAACCATGAAGAGAGTATGAAAGAAAAGAATAATCTTTTAGAGAAATTAGAACAAGATCTTTGTAACCTTAAACAACAGATGgatataattaaacataacTATGatgaagataaaattaaatgggaAAATCTGGAACAAGTTAAGAATGAAGAAATAACTAGTcaagagaaattaataaatgacttaaaaactaaattaaatacactaaataaagacatttttgagaaagagaaattaattgAAGATTTGACTGTGcagaataatacatatatagacaCTATAGCTGTGCTAAACAAAGAAATAGGTGAATTGAGAAAAGACTGTGCTACAAACGCGCAAGGGCACGCTACTGAAAAAGCAGTTCGTGATACGCTTGAAtcagaaaagaaaaatttagTTGAAGAAAATCGCATTTTACTTCAAAAGACATTAGATGACCAAACTGCCTATCACGTTTTAGAGGCTGAAAGAAATTCTTTACTAAACGAGAAAGCAATTCTAGTTCAAGAACTTTTGGAAGAGAAAGGAATGAGGAAATTAGTGGATGAAGAAAAGGAACAAGTTGTTATTGAAAACAAGCATATGATTGAACAATTTAATGAAACTAAAAATGCTTTAATAGAAGAAAAAGAATGTTTAACCCAACAACTTGTAGATGAAGGCTTGGCTAAAAAGGTGTTAGAACAAGAGAAATGTGATATTGCTAACATTAAGGCAGAATTAGATGAGAAGTTGGCTACAGAAATATTGAACAGGATGCAACTTGAAAAGCAAATCAACAAGCTAACTACAGAAAATTCAAATCTGTCAGAAGAGATATCCCAACTTAAGACAATGGTCAATGCATTAGAAAAAGAAAAGAGTGAACTTTATCAACAAGTTGAAAGCTTTATAGTCGAAAAAGAAGATTCACATTCACAGctagaaataattaaagaaaaagtaaATCGGCTAACCCATATAAACAACGAACTTATAGGCAATAAAAGTGAAATGGCACAAGAAGAAAAAGTTTTGACGAAAACTGTTAATGAACTTAAGATAACATTGAGTGAAGTTAAAAGCGAAAGGGATTCTTTGGCTTATAAATTGCAAGAGTTGAACAAACAGCATCATACAGAAATATGTAACACGCAAGAGGAAATGAAAAACATAACAACAGAATTCAACCATTTAAAATCTGATTACAAga ATTTGCAAGAAACATACAATGAAATTGGATTCGTTCTAAATGACGCGCTAGAAAATATCATCAATATGATtgaaacaaagaaaattaatcaTGTTTTGGGAAATAgagtatttgtaaaaaataattctttatccatggagaatataaattatgtccTGGATATTGCTACAACGCTTATCGAAGAAGTTACTTCCTTAAGGAACACTGAAGTGTCATTAAAAGAGGAATCTACTACATTAAAAGTAGTAGAAGAAGAAAAGGACAAACAAATTTCGACTCTAAAAGCGGACATACAAAATCTCTTGAAAACAATCAATGAAAACGAAACAA AGCTGTTAAAGCAAAACGAGACACACAATGCGGTCCTAGAATCAAAGACACATGAAATACTAAAACTGCAAAATGAAAATCAGTCCCTTCATAATGAATTGAACACTGTCAGAGTACAATTGGATGAAAGAGTACATTCCTTAAAGGACAAACTCATTGATAACGAAATTATAACTGAtaaattgaaagaaacatatGAATGCCAgatagataatttaaatatgatgGTCACGAAACTAACGAATTACTTAAAAGACAAAACTTTGGAATTGGAAACTTTGAGAaacgaaaaagaaaaattacaaGCGAACATTGATGAAAATAATGAAG TGATCAATTCCTTTGAGGAGGAAATTAAGTCCCAAAAACAAATCcaggaaaaattaattagtgaATTTGAATCTGAAAGATTAGTTCTGAAGAATATGGTCACAGTAACAGAATCAGTAATGGAAGATCAAAAAGATAGTTTGAATAAAGTAATTAATGTTCATTTAAAAACTATTGATACTCTACAAGAAGAAATAGCTGCCTTGAAGCAATTAGTTGAAGTGGAAAAGACCAATActcaaagtaaaattaatgaaaaagaaAGTACATCAGAAGCTCTATGTAAAGCTTATAATGACGTTAAAAAAGATAAAGAAGCATTGGAAATTAAATACGAATCTGAATTGAAACAACTAACTGTTGAAAAGAACAATCTGTGTGATGATTTGGAAAGATGTAAAAAag ATGTTGTGTGCAAAGATgaagaaaataatgaattgaaaattaaattggaCTCAGTTGAAAAGGAGAGCCATAAGTTAAAGGAAGAGTTAATTCAAAGAGATGACAAAATTGTAGATCTAGAGCGATTAATGCAAGAAAAAGAAGAACAACTTAACGAAGTACTTAATCAAGTAGCAGATTTAAAACGTCAACAATCTGCtttagaaaaagaaaaagaggAGTTATTGACGGAAATTAACGATCTTACCAAAAATCTTGAAAGTAATGTGGCTGTTGAAGATAAATTGCATCAACTGGTCCAAGAAAATGAACATTTAAAGAACGGTTTGGAAGAAAAACAACATG AAATTACTGGCCTGGAATCACGTCTACAAACCATCCTCACAGAGAACAAACAATTACAAGAAGCATTTGatactgaaaaaataaatattataaataaatgtgccCTTTTACAAGAGTATCAGGAAAAGGCTGAACAAGAGCTGCTAAGTCGTGAGAAAGAGATAGAGTCTTTAAAGGAAACTATTGAAAATGTGGCCTACAAATACAATGAAGATAAGGATGCTCTCAACAAACAATTGGAAGACGAGAAAATAGCAAAGAAGAGATATTTGGAACAAATTAAAGAACTAAATATTGATGTTTGTGAGTTAAGAAGACGATTGGATGACACTAAACACGACATGGAGGTTGTGAATGTACTCAGAAAGGAAAATGAAGAGTTGTACAAATTAGTTGGTCAAAGGGAAACAT TTGCAGTAACCAGCCAAGAGAAATCGAATCAGAAATACTCAGAGCAAGTCGAAAAGGAACTGCGGCAACTCCACAATCAGGTAGATAGTAATTCTACTGACACTCATTCATCCATGGAGAGTTACCAAACTATCGCTGACTTAGAAAAAATCGTACAAGACAAAAACCGCACCATTACTACATTACAAAGTGACATTACATATTTGAAATCCCTTATAGCTGAATCAGAGAATAAACTACTAGACGTCTCAAAAGATCTCGAAATGAGTAAAGAGAATTGCTACCAACTGTCGAGCCAACTCAAGAAAATAGTGCACCAAAAGAACGAAGAAATTTCCGAACTCAAAAAGCAAGTGACTAAAATGAGTGCAACAGAAAGTAGGGCGACGCAGATTATAAAGCTATCCGCGAAATACCAAGCTATGATCCTTAagcgagtggctgagttgaaAACAAATACAATTCTCAAAGAACTAACTAATTTTGGTAATTCGAACAACTGTGATAATGAACTACGACGAAATTTGAACGCAGGAACAATCACTATGGAAGACCTTGAGAACTTTTTGGAAACCACAGACAGGCATTTAAAAGGTTGCACTGAGAAGCAAATCGCGCTTCAGAAGGAAAGGGATAGATTGTCCGAAGTGAGCAGGATAAACGAATCTGAAGTAATTAACATGCGAAAATTCCTGACGGAGCTCTCCGTGTGCGTGAAGACATTTAACTCGGTAAAGGACTTGTACAGCCAGAAATTGAGTCGAGTTATATCGTTGCAAAGGACAGTTAGACGGGAAATACTCAACTTGGACGGTCACATAACTGACGCTACTATGTGTAAACTAGAGAGAGGTTACGCCGCGGTGATGCAAGATCTGTCAGAGTGCGCCATGAACATGGAGCGATGGGTCGAGAGGAGTATCGGGAGGACGATATCTGcggagaaaataaaacaagcgTTCACGAGTGAATTGGACCGCGTTTCGCTAAAGTCGACCAGTTTCCAGAACACAAGTCTCGAAGTGCAATTGGAGGAGATGGAAAATTCTTTCCAGAGGCTTCTGGAAGAAGTGTCCCGCGCTCAGAAAGGCGAAGGCGCGAGAGACGCGCAGGCCGTCACCGTGATGGAGGTGCGCGCGGAATACGAGGACAAGCTCAACCGGATGAAGGCTAAAATG AAACAACTATATCAAGAGCAGATATCGATTTTCAAAGAGAAACAGAAAGAGGAGGTGGCCTCTCTAGAGAGGGAGTTAGAGGAGACTCGGAACAAACTGGAGGAGTCGAGTCGCGCGTATGAGAAACACATTCGGTCACTAACAACTGAATTGTGGAATGTTGGCGAGAAATTCTTGATGAAGAAGGATGAAGCCGAATGGTTGAGGAAGACGCAGCGTTCTGGATCGCTCATGTCCTTGCAACATGTACATTCG tcGGGTCTCATCGCTCCGCAAGAGGAGCCGTCCAGACCATCCGACACGCATTCCCTGCGATCCTTGCCAgttaatacaaataacaataaag TGCACATGTCGGACGAAGAAGGGGAGGTATTCGACAACCGGTGGCTCCGGGAACTGGCCAGCACTCCCCGCCGGGAAAAGGGGAGGGAGAGTATAAGAGAGAGCATTAGGGAGGGGAGAGAGAGTATGAGGGAGGGGAGGGAGGGGGGGCAGAGGCTCTCGGAGCTCAGGTGGCGAAACTCACTGTGCCCGCCGCATCTCAAGAGCTCGTATCCCGCGGAGACGCAGTTTGCGCAAACGTTACATGAGGAGGATATTAAG TGTGTGGGCTCGATGTCGATGGGCGGGCGTGTGCGCAAGGAGGTCGGCATCACGGCGTACAAGAAGCCGGGACCGCCCACACCCAGCAAACAGGCTGGCAGGCTATCCGCTACg GATTCCGAGTTACGCGAGTCACTGCGGGTAGAAGCGGAACCGGGAGTGTCGCGCAAGACTAGCACTCCGTCCCGGCTTCGCGCGCTTTTCCGCGGCAATAAGAATGATACGACTGAA gGTACCCCACGAACCAGACGGCTCAGCAATATCTTCAGAAAAAAGTGA